One region of Termitidicoccus mucosus genomic DNA includes:
- a CDS encoding RNA polymerase sigma factor: MSPSSRESAFSVPPCADMPMEKSQWFRDEVHAHDAKLKSYLRGSFPTVDAEDVAQESYLRIWLASVGQPIKSAKAFLFTVARNLALNSVRHRKKSPIIDMPDLAALSVIVESRDAAEAAAISDEIALLETAIASLPPRCREIVILCKIQHIPQREVAGRLGISEITVQEQVYRGLRRMEAFFIKRGVIKPWQSDK; the protein is encoded by the coding sequence ATGAGCCCCTCTTCCCGTGAATCCGCATTCAGCGTGCCGCCCTGCGCGGACATGCCGATGGAAAAATCACAATGGTTCAGGGACGAGGTGCACGCCCATGACGCCAAGCTCAAATCCTACCTGCGCGGCTCGTTTCCCACGGTTGATGCCGAGGACGTCGCGCAGGAATCCTACCTGCGCATCTGGCTGGCAAGCGTAGGGCAACCGATCAAGTCGGCCAAGGCGTTTTTATTCACTGTGGCCAGGAACCTTGCGCTCAATTCGGTCCGGCACAGGAAAAAATCCCCGATAATCGACATGCCGGATTTGGCCGCGCTGAGTGTCATTGTTGAAAGCAGGGATGCCGCCGAGGCCGCCGCCATCAGTGACGAGATCGCATTGCTGGAGACGGCCATCGCCTCGCTCCCGCCCCGCTGCCGTGAAATCGTCATTCTCTGCAAAATCCAGCACATCCCCCAGCGCGAGGTCGCCGGGCGCCTCGGCATTTCCGAAATCACCGTGCAAGAGCAGGTCTATCGAGGCCTCCGCCGGATGGAGGCATTTTTCATCAAACGCGGCGTGATCAAGCCGTGGCAAAGCGACAAATGA
- a CDS encoding FecR family protein — MSTHSDKEVISAAARWVVRRNAGLSVTEAEELRQWLDGDARHRTAFEHYARAWSAFEGPEREDAQSAMIRRIGTRVRQRRARRVGGMFAAACVIAVLAFAVLRPWPSVDRLRPAGALPAGTVVIHPERLVLEDGSVVELRQGSAIDVRYDDATRRVILSGGEAHFQVAKGQDRPFVVVADGMEVRAVGTAFVVQRGAAQVEVWVTEGRVAVEKATPAAPPGPEDATTMAGATTPSAVPAAPPVPPEPVPVAMLGAHERIVVRTAPEAVVPVVTPVTSAEINERLTWRIPRVEFSATPLAEAIALINSFSHLPDGSANARLVLASELSGIASEPVSGFFRVDNIEAFVHLLEMNLGIEGERRGNEIILRKARR; from the coding sequence ATGAGCACGCATTCCGACAAAGAGGTCATTTCCGCCGCCGCCCGCTGGGTAGTCCGGCGCAATGCCGGCCTGTCCGTGACGGAAGCGGAAGAGCTTCGGCAATGGCTGGACGGGGACGCGCGCCACAGGACCGCGTTTGAGCACTACGCGCGCGCTTGGTCGGCGTTTGAAGGCCCGGAACGCGAGGATGCCCAGAGCGCGATGATACGCAGGATCGGGACGCGTGTGAGACAGCGGCGCGCGCGCCGTGTGGGCGGCATGTTTGCGGCGGCGTGCGTCATTGCGGTTCTTGCGTTTGCCGTGTTGAGGCCCTGGCCTAGCGTGGACAGGTTGCGTCCGGCAGGGGCACTACCCGCGGGCACGGTGGTGATACATCCCGAACGGCTCGTGCTTGAGGACGGCTCGGTGGTGGAGCTCAGGCAGGGCTCCGCCATCGACGTGCGCTACGACGATGCCACGCGCCGCGTTATCCTGTCGGGCGGCGAGGCGCATTTCCAAGTTGCAAAGGGCCAAGATCGTCCGTTCGTGGTCGTGGCTGACGGCATGGAGGTGCGGGCGGTCGGCACGGCGTTCGTCGTGCAGCGCGGCGCGGCGCAAGTGGAGGTTTGGGTGACGGAGGGGCGGGTCGCAGTGGAGAAAGCAACACCCGCCGCGCCTCCCGGACCGGAGGACGCAACCACGATGGCAGGCGCGACAACCCCTTCCGCCGTGCCAGCGGCGCCGCCGGTGCCCCCCGAACCGGTTCCCGTGGCGATGCTCGGCGCGCACGAACGCATTGTGGTCAGGACGGCGCCCGAGGCGGTCGTGCCTGTCGTGACACCGGTCACATCCGCCGAGATCAACGAACGCCTGACATGGCGCATTCCCCGTGTGGAGTTTTCGGCGACACCGCTGGCGGAGGCAATCGCGCTGATCAATAGTTTCTCGCATTTGCCGGATGGCAGCGCGAACGCGCGGCTTGTGCTGGCCTCCGAATTGTCAGGCATAGCATCGGAGCCCGTGAGCGGTTTCTTCCGCGTCGACAATATCGAGGCATTTGTGCATTTGCTCGAAATGAACCTGGGCATCGAGGGCGAGCGACGCGGCAACGAAATCATCCTGCGCAAGGCAAGACGGTAA
- a CDS encoding TonB-dependent receptor gives MPTHRLSLTGRLVLLLFALVFAVRLPAAGEPPKFSFDVPADMVENAIKELSRQSGVDVLVLTKTVRGIRSKPVKGEYTARAALEIMLAETDLVVGQDAKTDTLIVRTKKGTQTGAPATGGIEGVVYNSTNGLPVAKARVAIKGTWQETLTDDDGRFLFADIPSGEATLEVSYLGFDPRTAVVPVADGETATCDFQLVREGTAKSAAAKDDVVMLEKFMVVADQAMTAQAIAMNEQRHAASITNVVALDELAGQGTENIGDYIRFMPGVSILDDGEDPGTLSLGGFPADKSIIQLDGGDLAGTGVGLSGDRTIGLQDVPMVNIERVEITKVPTPDKPASGLGGSMNLVTKSLLGTKRARLDWSLYMNLSTNDNLSLTGGAAQPISQVSARTKQPSFSVNAIVPAGRRLVFSAGLSKTWKQRPAADTPTEIAEWNLRSTDDSGNPKDIALSGVTWTQTAQITSMKNIQAGVEWRVARNDTLAFTVQYRQVALENASSRLGYRFHGSNAYNPAVPAGGDPATTTSNSVAGRASFGAGGNVSANYYNETDTTHLTMRYKHRGPKWNIDGQAVYSHAVRERTTLDRGYVAGYTASRTGLNMTGYGINTTDSILPTHYEATVNTTGETVTAGDMNDYNLTSMRLSEWGLFKTDSYSGRLDAERLFSHYFSLKAGGSFSRQERDNQREFPVYDFTGDPGLLSSERQLIANYDLIDERINVKMNGQSINWVSPMKVWNLYQQHPEFFTLTTNRNEQRADQAKRMCEDIEAGYLRLDFRLFHNRLHAVVGARYERTTLDGWSIREDPSAIYQRDADGKRIIDPATGGYLEVPTANSDERDALIYQKLGYHERKSYDGIYPSVNLNYSITPNLVARAAYARTIGRPNVGDVLSGITLPEVTDDASSYLIRVSNPGLEPWTADSYHVSLDSYHLKGGFGSIGVYQKNVFNFFVDKTLPADEATLLAYGIPPSDVRDMLLTGNVEIRRKENIGDAKLTGLELSYRQDLFFLPSWLKKTQLWINYTHLKVSGDKAEDFTGFTPDAFSAGINYIRPRFSLRLSCAYQAETKKSRVNRTYTGAFTARAWPADTFDYQAAHTRWGVNAEYSFSKAFSLYLNCSDIFGDDLIIYRRAPGSPKYADKYQRRVAVSYVMIGAKGSF, from the coding sequence ATGCCCACCCACAGATTATCCCTGACCGGACGCCTCGTGTTGTTGCTTTTCGCGCTCGTTTTCGCCGTGCGCCTGCCCGCCGCTGGCGAGCCGCCGAAGTTCTCCTTCGACGTGCCTGCGGACATGGTTGAAAACGCCATCAAAGAACTCTCGCGGCAATCCGGCGTGGATGTCCTTGTGTTGACAAAAACCGTCCGCGGCATCCGCTCCAAGCCCGTCAAAGGCGAATACACTGCGCGCGCGGCGCTGGAGATCATGCTCGCGGAGACGGACCTCGTCGTCGGGCAGGACGCGAAGACTGATACGCTGATCGTGCGCACAAAAAAGGGCACGCAAACCGGCGCTCCTGCCACCGGCGGCATTGAGGGTGTTGTATATAATTCCACCAACGGCCTGCCCGTCGCCAAGGCGAGGGTGGCCATCAAGGGCACGTGGCAGGAAACGCTCACCGACGATGACGGACGTTTTCTGTTCGCGGATATTCCCTCCGGTGAGGCCACGCTGGAGGTCTCCTATCTGGGCTTTGACCCGCGCACCGCCGTGGTGCCGGTGGCGGACGGAGAAACCGCCACCTGCGATTTCCAGCTTGTCCGCGAGGGCACGGCCAAAAGCGCCGCAGCGAAGGACGACGTGGTTATGCTGGAAAAATTCATGGTCGTGGCCGACCAGGCGATGACCGCGCAGGCGATCGCCATGAACGAGCAGCGCCACGCCGCCAGCATCACCAACGTCGTCGCTCTTGATGAGCTCGCCGGGCAAGGCACGGAAAACATCGGCGATTACATTCGCTTTATGCCGGGCGTGTCCATTTTGGACGACGGAGAAGATCCCGGCACGCTTTCGCTCGGCGGTTTTCCGGCGGACAAATCAATCATCCAGCTCGACGGCGGCGACCTCGCCGGCACGGGCGTCGGATTGTCGGGAGATCGGACCATCGGCTTGCAAGACGTGCCGATGGTGAACATCGAGCGCGTTGAAATCACAAAAGTGCCCACGCCTGACAAACCTGCCTCGGGCCTCGGCGGCTCGATGAACCTCGTGACCAAAAGCCTGCTCGGCACCAAAAGAGCGCGCCTCGACTGGTCGCTCTACATGAATCTCAGCACCAACGATAATCTCTCCCTCACCGGCGGAGCTGCACAGCCGATCTCCCAAGTTTCCGCGCGTACCAAGCAACCTTCCTTCAGCGTCAACGCGATCGTTCCCGCAGGACGGCGCCTGGTCTTCAGCGCAGGTTTGTCGAAGACATGGAAACAACGCCCCGCCGCCGACACTCCCACGGAAATAGCAGAGTGGAATCTCAGGTCGACCGACGACAGCGGAAATCCAAAGGACATCGCGCTGTCGGGTGTCACGTGGACGCAGACCGCGCAAATCACCAGCATGAAAAACATCCAGGCCGGCGTGGAGTGGCGCGTGGCGAGAAACGACACGCTGGCGTTCACCGTGCAATACCGCCAGGTCGCGCTCGAAAACGCCAGCAGCCGCCTGGGCTACCGCTTCCACGGCAGCAATGCGTACAACCCCGCGGTCCCCGCCGGCGGAGATCCCGCCACGACAACATCCAACAGCGTGGCGGGCAGGGCGAGTTTTGGTGCCGGCGGAAATGTCTCGGCCAACTACTACAACGAAACCGACACCACGCACCTCACGATGCGTTACAAACATCGCGGCCCGAAATGGAACATCGACGGCCAGGCCGTCTATTCCCACGCCGTGCGCGAACGCACCACCCTCGACCGCGGCTATGTCGCCGGATACACCGCCTCGCGCACCGGCCTCAACATGACCGGTTATGGCATAAACACCACTGACAGCATTCTGCCAACCCACTATGAAGCCACGGTCAACACCACGGGGGAAACCGTCACCGCCGGCGACATGAACGACTACAACCTCACCTCCATGCGACTCTCGGAGTGGGGATTGTTCAAGACAGACAGCTACTCGGGCCGCCTTGATGCCGAGCGTCTCTTCAGCCATTATTTTTCGCTCAAGGCCGGCGGTTCCTTTTCCCGGCAGGAACGCGACAACCAGCGCGAATTTCCAGTTTATGATTTCACTGGTGATCCGGGCCTCCTCAGCAGCGAGCGGCAACTGATCGCCAACTACGACCTCATTGATGAACGCATCAACGTGAAAATGAACGGGCAAAGCATCAACTGGGTAAGCCCGATGAAAGTCTGGAACCTTTACCAGCAGCATCCCGAATTCTTCACGCTTACCACCAACCGGAACGAGCAACGGGCCGATCAAGCCAAGCGCATGTGTGAAGACATCGAGGCCGGATATCTGCGTCTCGACTTCCGGCTCTTCCACAACCGCCTGCATGCCGTCGTCGGCGCGCGTTACGAACGCACCACGCTCGACGGCTGGAGCATCCGCGAGGATCCGTCGGCCATCTATCAACGCGACGCAGACGGAAAACGCATTATTGACCCGGCCACCGGCGGCTATCTGGAAGTCCCGACGGCCAACAGCGACGAGCGCGATGCGCTCATCTACCAAAAACTCGGATACCACGAACGCAAAAGCTACGACGGCATCTATCCGAGCGTAAACCTCAACTACTCCATCACGCCCAACCTCGTCGCCCGCGCCGCCTACGCGCGCACCATCGGCCGGCCCAACGTCGGCGACGTCCTCTCGGGCATCACCCTCCCGGAAGTCACGGACGACGCGAGCTCCTATCTCATCAGGGTAAGCAATCCCGGCCTGGAACCGTGGACGGCGGACAGCTACCACGTCTCACTCGACTCCTATCACCTTAAGGGCGGCTTCGGCTCCATCGGCGTTTACCAGAAAAACGTTTTTAACTTTTTCGTCGACAAAACCCTCCCCGCCGACGAGGCGACCCTCCTCGCCTACGGCATCCCCCCAAGCGACGTCAGGGACATGCTTCTAACGGGCAATGTCGAAATCCGCCGCAAGGAAAACATCGGCGACGCAAAACTCACCGGCCTCGAACTAAGCTACCGGCAGGATTTGTTCTTCCTCCCCTCTTGGCTGAAAAAAACCCAGCTCTGGATAAACTATACCCACCTGAAGGTCAGCGGTGACAAAGCGGAAGACTTTACCGGCTTCACGCCCGACGCGTTTTCCGCCGGCATCAATTACATCCGCCCGCGCTTCTCCCTTCGTCTCTCCTGCGCGTATCAGGCCGAAACAAAAAAATCCCGCGTCAACCGCACCTACACCGGCGCCTTCACCGCCCGTGCGTGGCCCGCAGACACCTTCGATTACCAGGCCGCGCACACCCGCTGGGGCGTGAACGCTGAATACAGTTTCTCGAAGGCGTTTTCCCTCTACCTGAACTGCAGCGATATATTTGGCGACGATCTCATAATCTATCGTCGCGCGCCCGGCTCCCCGAAATACGCCGACAAGTATCAGCGCCGTGTTGCCGTTTCCTACGTCATGATTGGCGCGAAGGGATCCTTCTAA